DNA sequence from the Vicia villosa cultivar HV-30 ecotype Madison, WI linkage group LG3, Vvil1.0, whole genome shotgun sequence genome:
TAATCATTACATATATTGAACATGATGTGCTACtgtaatacggtaaactgacttttatatcgaaatgttgcggatagcatgagtcgccaccgacttttattttatccaattaggaaaggcaaaaagaacaggaaagacctttgaaagattttgagttcgggggtaggtatacgaagggaaggtgtaaggcaccctttgcatccatggttatccatgggctcttaattgcttggctcacttgtttgtttgaaaagtttgaagtgtcgtgtgtgaatagtaaaaagatttcgttaaggactttagcttgtaaataagcgtagccttgttttgaaattgttttgaaataggaggtgtgaaaaaaatttgacttttgaattgattgtgagcaagcaattaagaactacctaccctaagtttgtctttcgtgttctttaagtctttcgggcgaacgagtctatccataccatgagagggcaggaagtctttcaactggatgtagaagggtcatcgagaataatcgttcgccataagactgtcccatgccataaagagggcaggtagtctaagggaaggatataatagtcattaatctttttagacatcatgcgaggataccttagcaattgggacaatcatcttttaccgaggcagcttcgagggacaaaattgatgatatcattgaataaggcaacctttgctttaggtatcctcggaatcgagggactttgactatttagtgcaattagaggcaacaggcaacaataaaGCAAcagagagggattaccctaaaggtgtgtgtgtggcacaatcaggtggttcagttcgaatatttaatcttgtattgttagtgatctaacgtttgattgatgatcttgcactccctaatttactaaccacagcaattaatattacggaaattaaaggcagaaaacaaattcctacgctattacaataaacacctgcggggatgggggaattaaaaggcAAAGAATAAGAAGAGGAcaataattaattagaaaatCTTGAATGTTCTGATTTgtctgaaaattaaaaggcaaaCAGAAAAAGATGAGTGTATGCCGAGTTCATTATATTTTGAAGGCAAgccctaaaataaataaaagggcaaaataacaaatatttaaatgagTGTAGAATCAAGACTTAGCtttattggcatggcgcgtagtcagaggatcttgaggtaaccctgaaaagttgggcataaagaaaaaggatgttaGTGTATTTAAAGGTCAACCctaaataaaatagttaaaaataaataaaataaaataaaacacgaggtttttgaaaagattcaGGGCAAACCCTGATTTTCTAGGGAATGAGGTTTTAGGAAAAAAAGATACTAAGTTAATGGATGACATCTACCTAACAATGATTTAGTGGTCATGATGAAAATGTTTAACATAAAATCAGGGTTGAAAGCCATAGATTTAAACATGTAAAGTGAATAaattaatatacatatatatatatatatatatataatacctaTAATCGaaatttcgattaaataaattaaagccaaaaaaatataattttatacgcATAAATAAtaagtttaaataaaaaaaaaaataaaacaaaattcttTGAAAGtaataaagaaaacaaataaaagaggaataaaataaacaaaaaataaataaataaataaagaagtaGAAAACTCAGCTCTGATCTTGTGTGGAGGAGCTGTGAAGGTATATGGTGAGGACGCAAGTTCACACGCATTTGATCAGCCAGGAAAGCAATCCTACGGCCAATATATGCAGTCACATGGTAGTCGCACGCAAGATGGGGGATACCGGATCTGAAagtaaatttgaagaaaaaaacatagcacatagctgggatcgaacccaggttttaGTGGTTGAAACCATATATCTCTCTTCCACTATGCTGCGCATTAATTGATTTCAATAGCATGgatgataaataataaataaaaaaacaagtatGGAATGGAAAGTTCAGAGCCCCCAGTCAACGTGGGGCCCCTGTTTCCAGCGTCAGCCAATGAAAATGGAGAGAGGCAAGAGACTTGTTGACCGGCCAGCAGAATCACGCCACGCGTGGAGAGAGAGAGCAGCCCCTTTGACTAGCCAACCACGTCGTTACACGTGCCACGCCCTTCCATCATGTTCTTCATTCAAATTCTGCAAGTATTTAGCTACGAATTGGCTTGGACTTTGGCTACGGTTTCGTGATGAGTTCTTCGTAGCTAATCCTGCAGTGCCAAAAAACTAAAAACAGCACGTTAAGAGCACAAAGCAAGCGCCCAGAACCAATTAACGAAGCTTTACGGTCACGGTCATGGTCTTTTCTTGGCCGGAAACGTTCTAAGACGTAGGTTCAAAGTTAGATCTTCTttgagccctaacaatggcgaTTCTTGATACAGGCTTCGAACTTTCCAACTAACGGCCCAGAGGCCCTCTGAATCATGCTAACAACTCAAACAAACAATTAATTCCAATTGAAACATAATAATATGCGTGGTATGAGAATTGAAagtgcatgaacatgaagaatgcTATACACGCGTTTTGATCACGCTAAGAGCTTGGTTAACCATTCATTCTCACCCTTTGTTACCTTAGGAATGGATTGAAATTCTTGGAAAGACTTGGGAGTGGCTGCCACAGGGATTTCGACTTTTGCCCTAGCTTCTTGAATTTTTGAGAGTTTTGGAGAGTGTTCTTGAAGCAGGATTTTCGTCCCCTTATTTGCAGAATGACTAGGGTATATATAGAGGAAGAGATTAGGGTTGAGAAACTTGGAGAAAAAGCATGAGATTTGCTtgaaattttctttgattttttttgcataaaatatttcttttttagtcTCAATATTGGTTCAATCACATTCaccacgaattttccatcaaaataagtatatttggatgattggatttgattgggaatattaatctttgatttaaactaattattttatattttacatgatttattaatatttaaatgaataaaaattcaaataaataaacataaatatcataaaaataaaataatgggtTTAAGGGTTATTATATGGGCCATGGTCACGTTTGAGATGGaaatcttaggcccatttagtcaacaaatcaaaatttatcattttgctttttatgcattttctcaaaatcgcccaacttgcgcAAGCCaatactctctcaatttttatcacatggagatgatctaggactttttggaaagcttaaagagtcctctaaaggctccttttggtttcatctcaattgagtctaccatgtccaagttatgagctttgagaaaaattgactttttgcgatcttttagaaggacctgtaatgtattagctcatatctctcaaatggtgcatttttagacttgcatgtgagagacaaaattgtagagaattcaatttccttcaaaatgagctttggatgggaaatttttgatgttccatgtggaagttatggctagtcaaagttgggttgactttctcctatgaaaaccctaatttagaaacttttggaattgttgatttctgatctttccttgatgaaccatgatcaattcttgatcaaatggtgaatgatacttcaatatgatgatgttgacaaaaaatcagtatATCAACcaatcgattattgatcgtttgagcaattgagtgatcaatcttttgaatcgagACCTGAAATTTATCATGGAGGTAATTTTGAggcatcataagccatatgagatgtcttggagcttttGGTTCAATGACTTtccctcagaacaacaaaaccctaattcttggaactttgtttaggagagggtgtctttgaacattgtaccttgacttgagtttgaataagagaaatagcatgagcaaattttggggtatgacagctacctATCGATCCAACCAAATTCAGTCTTTTAAAGAGAAGAGACAATTTGTATTTCATGAGCGGAGGAGTATTATACAAAATGGGCCTATCAATCCTATGTTGAAGTGCCTCGAAGGAGAAGAAGTTACGTACACCTTTTTTGAGGTGCGCAAAGGAATATCCAGGCAATAGCTCAAAGCCATAGCCCTAGCTAATAAATTTCTCAGAGAAGGATACTTTTGACCACTTATGGTCTAAAAAGCCTAAGAATATGTGGAAAAAATGTGAACAGTGTCAGAAGCATAAAGACATCCAAAACAGACATGTTCACATTGCCTTGGTCTTTTAAGAATTTGTTTGAACATCTAGAGGTCAAGCATAATTTCACGTTGATAGAACACCCTCAAAAAAATGTGAAAGCAAAGGAAGCAAATAGGGTTCTGATGAGGGGGCTCAATAGGAGACTCAAAGGAGCCAATGGAAACTAGGAAGATGAAATCCCACATGTTCTTTGAGCATACATGACCATTCCTTATTCGATGATGGGTGAAACCCTCTTCAGCACTGCTTATGGGGTTGAATTTTTCATCCTGACATCTCAGTTTAGATAGGAGAACTTAGTTGGAGGATGGGTGAAATCCCCTTCATAACTACTCATGGGGTTGAATTTGCCATCCTGGCATCTCAGATGAGATAGGAGAACTTAGTTTGAGGATAATATACCCTTAGGGAATAAATAGACCTCCTAAAAGAGATAGTAACCTATGTCATCATTATCACCATCATAAAGCAAGCAATTGCGAAAAAATACAACAAACAAGTCAGGCCTTAAAGCTTCCAGCTTGACGACCTCGTGTTaatgatgaaataaaaataaagctTCCCATTTCTATCGAGGGAACGAGCAATAGAGACAGGAAGCTCGCTACGAATTGGGAATGACCTTACCAAATTAATGTTGGATTAATATGTCATTATTtgcattgaattaataattagcaGAATAATAAATATTGTTAGTGGGCTCCTAGTTTTAAGCTTTAGTTGTTAGAGTCATGGCTTTGATTGAGTCGTGCCTATTTATTAGGAATAGCAGTTTCTATAGCTTGCAGTTagcatattttatgtatttaacgGCTGTTTCAATTAAATAAAGATTATCTCGTTTTGCTCTATTAACATTCTGGCATCAGAGCTTTAACAAAACTTTCGATCATTGAGTGAATCTGGGTTTGGGAAACACATAGTGAGAGTGAGAGTTCTCTCTGGTGAGTGCAAACATAAGAGTGTGTGAGGATCAATTTAGTGCAGTCATGCGTGATGAAAACTTTGCAAGAGCGTGCATTCCCAAGTTCGATGGCGACTACGATCATTGGAGTCTTCTGATGGAGAATCTATTGCAGTCAAAGGAATATTGGACTGTGGTGGACATATGGTTTACAGAAACTGCTTCTGGTGTGGCATTGTCTGCTGATGCAAAGAAGACCCATGAAGAAATGAGGCTAAAGGACTTTAAGGCCAAGAATTATTTATTTAGCAGTATTGATAAGACGATATTGAAGACAATATCTCAAAAAAGCAACTGCTAAAGAGTTATGGGATTCCATGAAGACGAAGTTCCAAGGAAGTGCTCGTGTAAGAGGGCACATTTGCAAGCTCTCAGACGAGAGTTTGAAGTGCTGGAAATGAAAGAAGGGGAATCGATCAACGATTACTTTGGGAGAGTGATGGTTGTGTCTAATGCCATCCGCAAGTGTGGAGAGCTGATGACGGATGTGAAAATCGTTGAGAAAATCTTAAGAACTCTCACTAAGCGATTCAATTACATTGTTTGCTCGATCGAGGAGTCTCATGATATTGATGTCATGACTGTTGATCAATTGCAGagttcacttcctgtacatgaaCAAAAGTTTAAAAGGAATGTGTCTCTTGAAGATCAAGCCTTGAAGGTTGGATTTGATGCGCATCGAGGTCGTGGACGTGGGAGAAGTGGCTATCCAGGACGAGGCAGGGGTCGAGGTCAATTCAGGAATAGAGAAACGACGGAGTGCTACCATTGTCACAAGttaggacacttcaagaatgaatgtcctaaaAGGACCTATCAGGTTCATTACACTGATGTCCATGATACAATACATGAGGAGATGCTACTTATGGCATCCGTAGATTCTGATGTGGTAGAGTTTAACAACCTTATGACTTTTCATGGTTCGACCGATAAATATGATTCATGGTGGTTCCTCGACTTGGGGTGTAGTAATCATATGAGTGGAGAAATGAAGTGGTTCTCTAGCCTTGACCGTTCCTTCACCTGTATTGTAAAGCTAGGGAATGGTATGAGACTATAAGTCCAAGGAAAAGGGAGTGTCAATATGCATGTTAATCATATTCCATTGAAGGTACATAATGTTTTTTTTGTCTCTGGATTGACTAACAACCTGCTTAGCATGGGTCAAATGCTCGAAAAGGACCTAGTTTTTCTTCTCAAGGATAATTCTTGTAAGATATTTCATAATACAAAGGGGCTTCTTTTCCAAACTCAAATGAAGAGCAACAGGATGTTTATTTTACATGCTACTCCTCAAGTTGCATCTAACTCGGGAGAAGTACAGTGTTTGAACACCACCGAAGTTGGAAACAACGATTTGAACTTATGGCATAGGAGATTTGGCCACCTTCACCATCAGGGGTTGGAGACGCTTCAGAAGTCAGAAATGGTAAAGGGTCTACCGAAGATTAAGGCTCGGGATGGAGATGGAGCGTGCACTATATGTTTGGTGGGAAAACAACACCGAAAATCATTTCCGAAGAAAAGCTTATGGCACGCCACCAAAAGACTCCAGCTTATACATGCTGACTTGTGCGGACCGATCACCCCATCTTCTCAAAGTGGTAACAGGTATATCTTCACTCTGATAGATTAGTTTAGAAAAAAATTATGGGTTTACTTCTTGAAATCCAAATCAGAGGCATTTGGTATATTAAAAAAGTTCAAAGCTCAAGTTGAAAAGGAGTCCAGTGATGTGATTGTGAGCTTAAGAACAGATAGGGGAGGAGAGTTCCTATCCACCGAGTTTAAATTGTTTTGTGAAGAGCATGAAATAAGGAGGCAGTTAACTGCAGCTCTAACACCCCAGCAAAACGGAGTTGCCGAGCGAAAAAATAGAACTTTACTAAATATGGTGAGATGTATGCTAGCTGACACAAAAGTTCCCAGCACATTCTGGTGTGAAGCAGTTAATTGGGCAGCTTATGTGCTAAACAGAAGCCCCACAACTATTTGTAAATATAAAACTCCACAAGAGCTTTGGAGTGGATTTTCGCCTGCAGTAGATCATTTGAGAGTATTTAGTTGTATGAGCTATGTCCATGTACCTGATCAacaaagaaagaaactagatGATAGAAGTATCAAATGTGTATTCTTGGGAGTACCCATGAATCCAAAGCCTATAGAGTCTACAATCCAATGACTCAAAAGGTTTTGGTGAGTAGAGATGTTACATTTGATGAATTCAAAGGTTGGGAATGGGACTCTGAGAAAGTGGGTACTGAAACTCACCTCACGTGGGAAGGTTATAAAGAGGATATAAATGATTTAGAAGAAGAATCTGAGGAGCATATTATTGTTACAACACCTATGGCTGCTCAGATTGTGCCACCAAGAGACAAAGTGGTCGATGAACTGACTGATTTAAGCTCGAACAAGTCGGGAAGTGCACAGAGTTCAGAAGATGAAATAATAAATGATTCAAATGCTCAAAGTTTTGAATTGGGTCCAAGAGTACTCACAAAACCGGGTTGGCATGATGCATATGAAATGGCCAACATCATGCTTGATACAAATAATCAGTATGCATTGCAAGTGGATAGTGATGATCCTATTGCTTTTGAGGATGTTGTGAAGGCAGAAAAATGGAGAATAACCATGAATGTGGAGATGCAAGCCATTCAGAAAAATGACACTTGGGAGTTGACTAGCTTACCCTCAGGAGCAACACCAATTGGTGTTAAATGGCTATAGAAAACCAAGTTAAATGAGAATGGTGAAGTGGATAAATACAAAGCAAGATTAGTGGCAAAGGGGTATGCTCAACAATATGGAATAGATTATGATAAAGtgtttgctccggttgcaaggtggGATACTATAAGGTCCATGCTAGCTCTTGCAGCACATCACGGGTGGCCTGTCTATCAATTAGACATGAAAAGTGCATTCCTCCATGGTGATCTCACAGAAGAAGTTTTTGTAACGCAACCACCAGGCTTTGTGATCTCAGGGGAGGAGGACAAAGTTTACAATTGGAGAAGGCCttatatggattaaagcaagcaccaagagcatggtatagCAAGATTGAACATTACTTTCAGGAGGTTGGTTTTGAAAAGTGTCCATATGAACACACTTTGTTCATCCAAAAGAAATAAGGTGATTGTCTGCTCGTTAATCTATACGTGGACGATCTTATGTATACTAGCAGTAATAATCAAATGGTGACACCATTCAAGAAAAGCATGAAAGCTATGTTTGAAATGTCTGACTTAGGCCAAATGAAGTATTTCCTGGGAGTCGAGGTCGGTCAAGCTGAGCAAGGAATTTTTCTTTGCCAAAAGAAGTATACAAGAGACCTGTTGCTGAAGTTTGGACTCTTGGAAAGCAATCATGTGCATAATCCTATTGTTCCGGGCAGCAAATTGACTCTAGAAGGTGATGGTTGTCTTGTTAACGATACGGAGTACAAGCAATTGGTTGGTAGTCTTCTGTATTTAACAGCAACTAGACCGTATGTCATGTATATGGTTAGTTTGCTAAGTAGATATATGGCCAAGCCAACAAGGGATCATATGCATGCAGCAAAAAGGGTATTGCGGTATCTAAAGGGAACCATGGAGTTTGGCATCTGGTATAAAAGGGATGTTCAGTGTAAGTCTTTAATTGGATTCACCGATAGTGATTATGCAGGGGATGTGCATGATAGGAGAAGTACTAGTGGTTATGTTTTCCTTTTAGCCGGTGGTGCAGTTTCATGGTCATCAAAGAAACAACCTATAGTCACCCTATCAACGACCGAGGCTGAGTTCGTGGCAGCAACTTCTTGTGCAACCCAATGTGTTTGGCTGAGACATGTGCTTGAACAGATGGGCTGGATGAAGAGTGTTGAAGGTGAAACAACAATAATGTATGATAATGTTTCAACTATCAAATTATCCAAGAACTCAGTGTTACATGGAAGGAGTAAACATATAGACGTGCGACTTCATTTTCTTCGAGATTTAGTCAAGGAAGGAGTGATCAAGCTAGAGTATTGTAGTACAAATGCTCAAATTGCTGATGTTATGACTAAGGCCGTAAAACTCGAGACTTTTGAGTCACTAAGAACCAGGCTAGGAGTTGGGAACTCGACTGATATGGTGAAGGAGAGCTCAAGTGCTGCTAGTGGCTAAAATGTGATGTTGTGACTACTGATGAACTCAACATTGATCCTGTTGAGTTTAGGGGAGGATTTGTTGGATTAATATGTCATTATTtgcattgaattaataattagcaGAATAATAAATATTGTTAGTGGACTCCTAGTTTTAAGCTTTAGTTGTTAGAGTCATGGCTTTGATTGAGTCATGCCTATTTATTAGGAATAGCAGTTTCTATAGCTTGCAGTTagcatattttatgtatttaacgGCTGTTTCAATTCAATAAAGATTATCTCGTTTTGCTCTATTAACAATTAAAGCtaactgtaacacccgtataattttaatattaatttaattggaatattgaattaatagttagaattattaaggattttgtgaaaataatggataaatactggtttatggcatttgggccatgtgaggaaatagtaGAAGAAGGGGGGGGTGATATAATAaaccttttactaattttattattattttcataaaacaattgggacttgggaaacaaagaaagaacgtgaaagaacaggagttttgggaacgaggaacgggaaggagaactgtagagggagagaccaaggatcaagaactcttgtctaaggtaaggggagactctccatttaatctttattatcgtattatggatgatagtatggattaggagtattgtttggataattgattctatattctggattttctgtttgtgttcatcatttaGATTAGATCTATAACGGTTAAATCCCTAATAACCgagtagatttagggtatgatgaatgaaatcaaTTATAGAATCATATACTGTGATTGTTGGATGAATTATGTGATGTTAGTATGTGAATTTTTTGGTTTctgagacccaaatcgcagactgtgcagatgaactcgcgaggaagacgaatgggtaagttacAGGTTTTTGGAACTGCTGTCCAttcacgtatggtacgcgtatgatacgcgtatgggggttgtggtacgcgtatggtacgctccccatggtgcaccagaatgtgcccttctgctggtacgcgtatggcatggtgttggtacgcgtatgggctGTTGATACGCATATGTGCCTGTTTTGTGTGGAATTTTGATTctgttcatacgcgtatggtacgcgtatgggtgtGTGCTGTGTGGTTTTTGAcctctgttggtacgcgtatggtacgcgtgaCTGCAGATTTTTGCTGTTTTGTGGTTTTTGAAGGTTAATGGCGTGTAACTTTCGAACTGGCGAATCTGTATGATTTATTGTTGTATGATTTTAATGAATGGTGCaattgtgtgtatatatatatatatatatatatatatatatatatatatatatatatatatatatatgaacatacttgttaatgatgatgatgatgaatgatgatgtatgaGTATAGATGAGGCTACTCaaagtatgatgatgatgatgatgatgatggtatgttatatatatatatatatgtgttgcatgcattcatagccatttgatgagggttgtatcctaatgatgagaggatacagtgaagggcaggattcccattgtgtggaatctgtgctggcacgGCCGTATCTggttgatgatagatcggtcggtgggttctcccactggtgatgttggtaccacatgcatagtgtcagtttcatacatatgcatgatttttcttataacatgattaatatatgttatgtgatgacttgatgtTCGTAGATGTGTGagtatgatgtgtctgaatatgaaacgattgggtgaatgatataactatgatatattgttatctgtgatgcaataatattggttaactgtgatgagactcacccttacttgttgtcattttcagattgaggatagcggcgcgacttggtgaggattagctcataagtcggtttttagttatagtgtcggtgtcatgctctggtagaagtaacactgggaacgcgttgttttggagttttgattataactattaatttatgttgtttgaagtctgatacattaatgatgaatgttggcTTGATAATTCAATTCTggtgtgtaaacatgattttaattaatgagttataatttcagatgtttcagtgaatgcatgacatgtgtcGAACGGGTgtattctttattttatgaattgtgacacctcttgcatgtttactctgattaatatttgtttaattgtcgtgggttattagaggggtgttacactaaCACTTGAACTAGAGCTGACATTAATGAAATCATATTCGTGGAGCCCATCCCAAGAACATGGAATACTACAAAGCTTAACTGATAGTTTAGCTAAGTTTCCCCCTGGACTCTATGAATGCAGATCGGAAAATTCTATATGATGTAatgataataaattaaatattaataataatagaacTTGTGTTGGGTTAGAATAGGGAACACGGTTAAAGCGGCGAGAcatctaaacaacaaaaacaaaggtGCAGTTGGCACACCCCATTCTTGGTAGGTGGTGGAGACAAGAACACATCAGCTTTTGAACAAGTTTTCATCTAGGTCCAAGGAAGGAGAACTGAACCTTTGTCGATCACGGTCTCCAGAAACGTCAAAGTAAAGGTCAATTTTCCACCCTGCCCACGTGAGTCTGTGATGGGACAGCTTATGGCAGAGCaatgatgaaataaaattattcaagacaacacAATGAAATAAAGTCATTCAAGACTAGATGATGAAATACTATCATTCAAcactaaatgataaaataaaataattcaagaCTAAATGTGAAATAAAATCATTCAAGACAAAATGATGAAACAAATTTCTTCATGACGCGGGGTGATGAAATAAAATCTCATGAAGataatatttataagaaaagatggTTATAAACATCGGAgactgttgaagcggtaaagcagcaagcaaaaagtaatatgtttattattaccgggtgatataggttatatcgtatcgtagtccacagagattggtagaAAAAACTGCCGTTCAACTATCtcacgttctaagtttcatggtTGGGTCCagaaaagtaaatgcgggaaaagtaaataaaagcaaataagcaaataaacaatctattgtaGCTTAAGAGAGTTCATTATGGAATCGTATTTCTACTCAACCCGTCAAATACTTAAATCTAAAGATCTTATCGctcaacactcacaatacgcatcaaaatcaccgggcatcattcgagatgccacatcaatgtccatgtctgaaacaccgacgaaagctcaaccataCTATTCACATCAGTGATGTCTCAATCGACACAAACAACATAGAgacattaaactcgatacccattaaGATTATTGgccctaaatctatgtctagagtttAGAAACCAATagctatcattcctaatcaagatatatgatgtctatttctaaaaCAACACAAACCCATAGCATtgaagcaaaaagatcaagaacaacaacaataatgatttgtaaagcaactaTATAAACGATCCCCAGATTAACAAGGAAAAACAAGGAAAAACCTCTTGTGTTATCGGCACAATCGGAGACCACCCGCTACTAATCGACATGATGAACCACCCAATAATGTTGCGtgaacctctaaactacaaagaatggatcagagctcaactttgtcCAAGAAGATATGATAAAAcctaacaaaatctgattttacaacatatatacaattcTGAACTCGCAAACCTCGCTTAGCCACACAGATCTCGCTAAGCGAGCTTCCACTAATCCGTACACTATTTACAGATATTTTACACTAAACGACAAAAATTGATCTGGCTAAGCGAGCTATTTCTGGCTATGCGAGCTTATCTGGCTAAGCGAGAAAAAGCTGGCTAAGCGATCTTGCGAAGCAAAAGTTACTGCCAAAG
Encoded proteins:
- the LOC131658106 gene encoding uncharacterized protein LOC131658106 is translated as MTQKVLVSRDVTFDEFKGWEWDSEKVGTETHLTWEGYKEDINDLEEESEEHIIVTTPMAAQIVPPRDKVVDELTDLSSNKSGSAQSSEDEIINDSNAQSFELGPRVLTKPGWHDAYEMANIMLDTNNQYALQVDSDDPIAFEDVVKAEKWRITMNKTKLNENGEVDKYKARLVAKGYAQQYGIDYDKVFAPVARWDTIRSMLALAAHHGWPVYQLDMKSAFLHGDLTEEVFVTQPPGFVISGEEDKVYNWRRPYMD